One region of Salinibacterium sp. TMP30 genomic DNA includes:
- a CDS encoding arginine deiminase-related protein, with protein MSVQAPSAAVLIRPHLFTPNSQTAGDNAFQSTDPTRTPDEIARAAYAESTMVAETLRDAGVNIHVFEDTESTRPDSVFPNNWFSTHSGGRVAVYPMYAPNRRTERRTDVVEMLKHDFRVQDVVDYSGLEHDGIYLEGTGAMVIDHTNRVAYAAESHRANPLALERFCASFGYEPMMFEARDSHGVPIYHTNVMMCIGTDFAMIGLDLIASGDRRMEIAERLTEPGRTLIDLTADQIGNFAGNALELRGSNGRILALSSRALKSLTAAQRSVIEQSCQVVPLDIPTIELAGGSVRCMVAGIHLDRRSRMAADVAAGVPAAGTTEAAPTAGA; from the coding sequence GTGAGCGTTCAGGCCCCTTCGGCCGCAGTACTAATCCGACCGCACCTGTTCACCCCGAACAGCCAGACGGCCGGCGACAACGCATTCCAGTCGACCGATCCCACGCGCACCCCGGATGAGATTGCTCGCGCCGCGTATGCCGAGTCCACGATGGTCGCAGAAACGTTGCGCGACGCTGGCGTGAACATCCATGTCTTTGAGGACACGGAGAGCACCCGACCTGACAGTGTGTTCCCCAATAACTGGTTCTCGACACACAGCGGCGGGCGCGTGGCCGTGTATCCGATGTACGCTCCGAATCGCCGCACCGAGCGACGCACCGATGTGGTTGAGATGCTCAAGCATGATTTTCGCGTGCAGGATGTGGTCGACTATTCGGGGCTGGAGCACGACGGTATCTACCTGGAGGGCACGGGGGCGATGGTCATCGACCACACGAACCGCGTCGCTTATGCTGCAGAATCGCACCGCGCAAACCCTCTCGCGCTGGAACGGTTCTGTGCCTCGTTCGGCTATGAGCCGATGATGTTCGAGGCGCGAGATAGCCACGGGGTGCCGATTTATCACACCAATGTGATGATGTGCATTGGGACAGATTTTGCGATGATCGGGCTCGACTTGATTGCCTCTGGTGATCGTCGTATGGAGATTGCGGAGCGCTTGACGGAACCTGGCCGCACTCTAATCGATTTGACTGCCGATCAGATTGGAAACTTTGCCGGCAACGCTTTGGAATTGCGCGGGTCGAACGGTCGAATCTTGGCGTTATCTAGTCGCGCGTTGAAGAGCCTCACGGCTGCTCAGCGTTCGGTAATTGAGCAGAGTTGCCAGGTTGTGCCGTTGGATATTCCGACGATTGAGTTGGCTGGTGGATCGGTGCGCTGCATGGTTGCGGGCATCCACCTTGATCGTCGTTCCCGCATGGCTGCCGACGTTGCTGCTGGTGTTCCCGCTGCCGGTACCACCGAAGCAGCACCGACAGCTGGCGCCTAG
- a CDS encoding ornithine cyclodeaminase yields the protein MVNYVDVNNMRRWISDTGIEPIIMGIVGYLEQDYAKWPQFDKSPRVAAHSPEGVIELMPTSDGETYAFKYVNGHPSNPGNGFQTVTALGMLARVDNGYPTFLSEMTLLTALRTAATSVLAARALARPDSRVLALIGTGTQSEFQALGFRAGLGITQLRAWDTDPAALDKFIRNVEPLGFQVVRATSAADAVAGADIVTTCTADKTDATILTADMIEPGMHLNAIGGDCPGKTELEAAIVRNATVFVEFPEQTRIEGEIQQLEADSPITELWEVLAGMAAGRTSASEVTLFDSVGFAIEDFSALRYVFDSVRGTDYATDLDLIAEPSDPKDLFSLVSRAPVLTA from the coding sequence GTGGTCAACTACGTAGACGTCAACAACATGAGGCGCTGGATTTCTGACACTGGAATCGAGCCAATCATTATGGGCATTGTGGGCTACCTTGAGCAGGATTATGCCAAGTGGCCGCAGTTCGACAAGTCCCCGCGCGTTGCTGCACATTCCCCCGAGGGTGTTATCGAACTCATGCCCACGAGCGACGGCGAAACGTATGCATTCAAGTACGTCAATGGCCACCCCTCGAACCCGGGCAACGGTTTTCAGACCGTTACCGCTCTCGGCATGCTCGCGCGCGTCGACAACGGTTACCCCACTTTCCTTTCTGAGATGACACTGCTCACCGCGTTGCGCACCGCCGCAACTTCGGTGCTCGCGGCCCGCGCTCTTGCTCGCCCCGATTCCCGTGTGCTCGCCCTCATCGGCACCGGCACCCAATCCGAGTTCCAGGCACTCGGGTTCCGCGCCGGCCTCGGTATCACTCAGCTTCGTGCTTGGGACACCGACCCCGCAGCGCTCGACAAGTTCATTCGTAACGTTGAGCCGCTCGGTTTTCAGGTCGTGCGCGCAACCTCCGCTGCGGATGCGGTTGCTGGCGCAGACATCGTCACCACCTGCACCGCAGACAAGACGGATGCAACAATCCTTACAGCAGACATGATCGAACCCGGAATGCACCTTAACGCGATCGGTGGCGACTGCCCAGGCAAGACTGAACTCGAGGCCGCGATCGTGAGGAACGCGACAGTGTTCGTAGAGTTCCCCGAGCAAACCCGCATCGAGGGAGAGATCCAGCAGCTCGAAGCTGACTCCCCCATCACCGAACTGTGGGAGGTGCTGGCAGGAATGGCTGCCGGTCGCACATCAGCGAGTGAAGTTACTCTTTTCGACTCGGTCGGATTCGCGATCGAAGACTTCTCGGCCCTGCGCTACGTGTTTGATTCTGTTCGGGGCACCGACTACGCAACGGACCTTGACCTCATTGCCGAACCATCCGACCCCAAGGACCTGTTCTCGCTCGTGTCGCGCGCACCCGTGCTAACCGCATAG
- the gcvT gene encoding glycine cleavage system aminomethyltransferase GcvT, with protein MTDESTTTASSADSSPAAVRYSPLHSIHEQLGASFTDFAGWMMPVRYSSDLSEHHAVRTAAGIFDISHMAEIHVRGAEAGAFLDYALAGKLSGIALAQAKYSLLLNEAGGIIDDLVTYRLADEHFLVVANAGNRFAAATALAERAADFAVTVTDESDDYALIAVQGPVSRAILEATEGLTDFATPLDELKYYRETAATFAGHDLIIGRTGYTGEDGFELYIHVGAAADLWAALTVAGEPLGLVPAGLACRDTLRLEAGMPLYGHELNLSTFPVQAGLGRVVALSKEGDFVGRAAIEVGPDAGARVLVGLAAEGRRAGRADYLIYHGDAEVGVITSGALSPTLGHPIAMAYVDPDVSEVGTELHIDVRGSRIAASVVSLPFYKREA; from the coding sequence GTGACCGATGAATCAACGACTACAGCTTCATCCGCCGACTCTTCACCTGCTGCGGTGAGGTACTCACCGCTGCACAGCATCCACGAACAGCTTGGCGCGTCATTCACCGACTTTGCTGGCTGGATGATGCCGGTGCGGTACAGCTCCGACCTCTCTGAGCATCATGCCGTGCGCACAGCCGCAGGTATTTTTGACATCTCGCATATGGCTGAGATCCACGTACGGGGTGCCGAGGCTGGCGCCTTTCTCGACTACGCACTCGCGGGCAAGCTCTCGGGCATTGCTCTCGCGCAAGCGAAGTACAGTCTCCTGCTCAATGAGGCCGGCGGAATCATCGACGACCTCGTCACCTACCGCCTCGCTGACGAACATTTCTTGGTGGTGGCGAACGCGGGTAACCGTTTCGCCGCAGCCACCGCTCTCGCCGAGCGCGCTGCAGACTTCGCTGTCACGGTCACCGACGAGAGCGACGACTACGCCCTCATTGCCGTGCAGGGACCGGTATCGCGGGCCATCCTTGAAGCAACTGAAGGCCTCACAGACTTCGCGACACCGCTTGATGAACTCAAGTACTATCGCGAAACCGCTGCCACCTTTGCCGGCCACGACCTCATCATCGGCCGCACCGGGTACACCGGCGAAGACGGTTTCGAACTGTACATTCACGTGGGGGCCGCAGCCGACCTCTGGGCAGCGCTCACGGTTGCCGGCGAACCGCTCGGCCTCGTGCCCGCCGGTCTCGCCTGCCGCGACACTCTTCGCCTCGAAGCGGGCATGCCGCTGTACGGTCACGAATTGAACCTCAGCACCTTCCCGGTGCAGGCCGGGCTTGGTCGCGTCGTTGCCCTCAGCAAGGAGGGTGACTTTGTTGGCCGTGCGGCAATCGAAGTGGGCCCGGATGCTGGAGCTCGCGTTCTTGTCGGTCTCGCCGCAGAAGGTCGCCGTGCTGGTCGCGCCGACTACCTGATTTACCACGGTGACGCCGAAGTCGGAGTCATCACCTCCGGCGCACTCTCGCCCACTCTGGGGCACCCGATCGCCATGGCCTACGTCGACCCTGACGTGAGCGAGGTTGGCACCGAGCTTCACATTGATGTGCGGGGCAGCCGTATTGCTGCATCCGTTGTATCCCTACCCTTCTATAAGAGAGAGGCCTGA
- the gcvP gene encoding aminomethyl-transferring glycine dehydrogenase, with protein sequence MPNPFVSGTFADRHIGTDAEAQSAMLAAVGYDSLESLVDAAVPPAIHQTPVVNSTIPAPASERQALAELRALAGANKVRRSMIGLGYYDTITPAVIKRNVLENPSWYTAYTPYQPEISQGRLEALINFQTMVADLAGMTTTNASMLDEGTSAVEGMLLARRAARVESNVFIVDADTLPQTKALLANRAEAVGIELVELDLATLGANPELPECFGALIQYPGASGRVWDSSDVIAAVKAHGGLAVVAADLLALTILKSPGELGADVAVGTTQRFGVPMGFGGPHAGYMSVRKGLERQLPGRLVGVSQDAAGDPAYRLSLQAREQHIRREKATSNICTAQVLLAVMASMYAVYHGPQGLKRIAQRIHHDTVNFAERLRAAGYTIENETFFDTLSVTKPGQAHAIAAQALELNILLHVVDADTVRLSFDEVSTQPYEGIFAAQENDLAAAFGLAPGFFSYVGEDTSVPEALERTSEYLTHPVFNTHRSETSMMRYLKYLADKDYALDRGMIPLGSCTMKLNAATEMEAVSWPEFAGIHPFAPAEDVSGYLVMISHLESWLTEVTGYDTASLQPNAGSQGELAGLLAIRGYHRANGDVERTICLIPSSAHGTNAASATLAGMRVVVVACDELGNVDLGDLRAKIAEHASEIAALMITYPSTHGVYEHEVREITQAVHDAGGQVYVDGANLNALLGYARFGDFGGDVSHLNLHKTFCIPHGGGGPGVGPVVAKAHLAEFLPGHPMAQSQQHPAFDMQTGEAGPYVHAGGAVSAAPYGSPSILPITWAYVRMMGSAGLKAATGAAVLSANYIAVRLREHYPVLYAGDNGLVAHECILDLRPLKEATGIDNNDVAKRLIDYGFHAPTMSFPVSGTLMVEPTESEDLAELDRFIDAMIAIKDEADAVAAGTWPADDNPLINAPHTAQSVVSSDWQHAYSREQAVYPLRSLVSGKYWPPVRRVDNAFGDRNLLCSCPPIEAFAH encoded by the coding sequence ATGCCCAATCCTTTCGTCAGCGGCACCTTCGCCGACCGCCACATCGGCACGGACGCTGAGGCCCAGAGCGCGATGCTCGCCGCCGTCGGCTACGACAGCCTCGAATCGCTCGTGGATGCCGCAGTTCCGCCCGCAATCCACCAGACTCCTGTCGTGAATTCCACGATCCCGGCTCCCGCCTCGGAGCGGCAGGCGCTCGCCGAACTCCGCGCCCTCGCTGGCGCGAACAAGGTTCGCCGCAGCATGATCGGTCTCGGCTACTACGACACCATCACGCCGGCCGTCATCAAGCGCAACGTGCTCGAGAACCCGAGCTGGTACACGGCATACACGCCGTACCAACCCGAAATCTCACAGGGTCGCCTTGAAGCGCTGATCAACTTTCAGACAATGGTTGCTGACCTTGCCGGGATGACCACCACGAACGCGTCGATGCTCGACGAGGGCACTTCTGCTGTCGAGGGAATGTTGCTCGCTCGTCGTGCTGCCCGCGTGGAGTCGAATGTGTTCATCGTGGATGCAGACACTCTTCCGCAAACCAAGGCTCTGCTCGCGAATCGCGCGGAGGCGGTCGGGATTGAGCTTGTTGAACTCGACCTAGCAACACTGGGTGCGAACCCTGAGCTGCCCGAATGCTTTGGCGCACTCATCCAGTACCCGGGTGCGTCGGGCCGAGTCTGGGATTCCAGCGACGTCATCGCTGCGGTCAAGGCTCACGGGGGGCTCGCGGTTGTCGCGGCCGACTTGCTCGCTCTCACTATCCTGAAGTCACCCGGCGAACTCGGCGCAGATGTTGCTGTGGGAACCACGCAACGTTTTGGCGTTCCGATGGGCTTCGGCGGACCGCACGCCGGCTACATGTCGGTGCGTAAAGGTCTCGAACGCCAGCTGCCCGGCCGCCTCGTTGGCGTGTCGCAGGATGCGGCGGGTGACCCCGCGTACCGTCTCTCCTTGCAAGCTCGTGAGCAGCACATTCGCCGCGAAAAGGCGACCTCCAATATCTGTACCGCCCAGGTTTTGCTGGCGGTTATGGCATCCATGTATGCCGTCTACCACGGTCCGCAGGGACTCAAGCGGATCGCTCAGCGCATCCACCACGACACCGTCAATTTCGCAGAACGTTTGCGCGCCGCGGGCTACACGATCGAGAACGAGACTTTCTTTGACACCCTTTCGGTGACGAAGCCTGGGCAGGCTCACGCGATCGCTGCGCAGGCCCTCGAGCTCAACATCCTTCTTCATGTGGTGGATGCCGACACCGTGCGTCTGAGCTTCGATGAAGTCTCGACGCAGCCCTACGAGGGTATTTTTGCGGCGCAGGAGAACGACCTTGCGGCGGCTTTCGGACTGGCTCCTGGCTTCTTCAGCTATGTGGGTGAAGACACCAGCGTCCCTGAAGCCCTCGAACGCACGAGCGAGTACCTCACTCACCCGGTGTTCAACACGCACCGCTCGGAGACGAGCATGATGCGCTACCTCAAGTACCTCGCCGATAAGGATTATGCGCTGGACCGCGGCATGATCCCATTGGGCTCGTGCACGATGAAGCTCAACGCTGCGACCGAGATGGAAGCGGTGAGCTGGCCAGAGTTTGCGGGCATCCACCCCTTCGCCCCGGCGGAAGACGTTTCTGGCTACCTGGTGATGATTTCGCACCTTGAATCGTGGCTTACCGAGGTCACCGGTTATGACACTGCCTCGCTGCAGCCCAACGCCGGCAGCCAAGGCGAGCTTGCGGGACTCCTCGCGATTCGCGGCTACCACCGCGCCAACGGCGATGTGGAGCGCACGATCTGCCTCATCCCGTCGAGCGCTCACGGCACTAACGCTGCCAGCGCGACCCTCGCCGGAATGCGGGTTGTGGTCGTGGCCTGCGACGAACTCGGCAACGTTGACCTTGGTGACTTGCGCGCCAAGATTGCCGAGCACGCGAGTGAAATCGCCGCCCTCATGATCACCTACCCTTCGACCCACGGGGTGTACGAGCATGAAGTGCGCGAAATTACGCAGGCCGTGCACGACGCCGGTGGACAGGTTTATGTTGACGGCGCCAACCTCAACGCCCTCCTCGGTTACGCGCGGTTCGGTGACTTCGGTGGCGACGTCAGCCACCTCAATCTGCACAAAACCTTCTGCATCCCTCACGGTGGTGGCGGACCGGGTGTGGGGCCGGTTGTAGCGAAAGCACACCTCGCCGAGTTCTTGCCCGGACATCCGATGGCGCAGAGCCAGCAGCATCCGGCATTCGACATGCAGACCGGTGAAGCAGGGCCTTATGTTCACGCCGGGGGAGCGGTCAGCGCTGCGCCGTATGGCAGCCCAAGCATTTTGCCCATCACGTGGGCGTACGTGCGCATGATGGGTTCAGCTGGCCTTAAGGCGGCAACCGGTGCTGCAGTCCTCTCCGCAAACTACATCGCGGTGCGCCTGCGCGAGCACTACCCGGTGCTGTATGCGGGAGATAACGGACTTGTTGCTCACGAGTGCATTCTCGATCTGCGTCCGCTCAAAGAGGCGACCGGCATCGACAACAACGATGTCGCCAAGCGTCTCATCGACTACGGCTTCCACGCACCAACGATGTCGTTCCCGGTATCGGGCACACTCATGGTGGAACCCACCGAGAGCGAAGACCTTGCTGAGCTCGACCGCTTTATCGACGCGATGATTGCTATCAAGGACGAAGCGGATGCTGTCGCAGCTGGAACGTGGCCTGCCGATGACAACCCCCTCATCAATGCTCCGCACACGGCGCAGTCAGTGGTGTCGAGTGACTGGCAGCACGCATACTCGCGTGAACAAGCTGTGTATCCGTTGCGCTCGCTCGTCTCGGGCAAGTACTGGCCACCGGTTCGGCGCGTCGACAACGCATTCGGCGACCGCAACCTGCTGTGCTCGTGCCCGCCGATTGAGGCGTTCGCGCACTAA
- a CDS encoding GyrI-like domain-containing protein, translated as MSQEISFETVDSEQVAGIAFSTTLATLSTDLDATINRLFHQLSDTGVTPHGPVIVVYTDEMRTDSRWKCEVCTPITRAISGHPVLITHELPGGLVATVTHTGPYNGLKATYDQIFDWFTAYGHTYAGPPREIYLNSPAEVADDELLTRIEFPCVASIRSTNPRMPATA; from the coding sequence ATGTCGCAGGAGATATCTTTCGAGACGGTTGATTCTGAACAGGTCGCGGGCATTGCGTTCTCGACCACGCTGGCAACCCTGTCCACCGATCTCGACGCCACCATCAACCGGCTCTTTCATCAACTCTCCGACACCGGTGTGACACCACACGGCCCCGTGATTGTTGTGTACACCGATGAGATGCGCACCGATTCCCGCTGGAAGTGCGAAGTCTGCACGCCAATCACCAGGGCAATTAGCGGGCATCCGGTGCTGATCACGCACGAATTGCCCGGCGGCCTCGTCGCCACCGTCACCCACACTGGTCCTTACAACGGGCTGAAAGCGACGTACGACCAGATCTTCGACTGGTTCACCGCGTACGGCCACACCTACGCCGGACCGCCGCGCGAAATCTACCTCAACAGCCCAGCAGAAGTAGCAGACGACGAACTGCTTACGCGAATCGAGTTCCCTTGCGTCGCCAGCATCCGCAGTACAAACCCACGGATGCCGGCGACAGCATGA
- a CDS encoding Lrp/AsnC family transcriptional regulator, with the protein MAQLDDLDRRLLAALRADGRESIASLARRLDVTRATVTSRIDRLVSGGTVLGFSVRIREDRDPSFIRAISFIEVEGRSTDAVIGKLRGLPEIHELHTTNGAWDLVADIRTDSLSNFDRVLARMRNVDGVVNSETSLLLSSALL; encoded by the coding sequence ATGGCTCAATTGGATGATCTCGACCGTCGCCTTCTCGCAGCCCTCAGGGCCGACGGGCGTGAGTCGATCGCGAGTCTGGCGCGCCGCCTCGATGTCACCAGAGCCACCGTCACCAGCCGCATTGACCGCCTCGTGAGCGGCGGAACAGTGCTGGGGTTTTCGGTGCGTATTCGCGAAGATCGTGATCCATCCTTCATCCGGGCAATCTCTTTTATCGAGGTAGAGGGGCGGTCTACGGATGCCGTGATCGGCAAGCTGCGAGGGCTGCCAGAGATCCACGAACTTCACACCACCAACGGCGCCTGGGATCTGGTGGCAGACATCCGCACCGACAGCCTCAGCAACTTTGACCGGGTGCTCGCCCGCATGCGCAATGTTGACGGTGTCGTCAACAGCGAGACGAGTCTGCTGCTCAGCTCGGCCCTGCTGTAA
- the gcvH gene encoding glycine cleavage system protein GcvH translates to MAEKSELQYTAEHEWVLVDGNVATVGITDFAAGKLGDIVFVDLPKVGDIVAVGKIVGEIESTKSVGELFAPVAGTVVEANDAVADSPELVNSDPFGEGWLVKIEFADLPSMLSLDEYTALTGE, encoded by the coding sequence ATGGCTGAGAAGAGCGAATTGCAGTACACCGCCGAGCACGAGTGGGTGCTGGTTGACGGAAACGTTGCGACCGTCGGAATCACCGACTTCGCCGCGGGCAAGCTGGGCGACATCGTGTTCGTTGACCTGCCCAAGGTGGGAGACATCGTCGCTGTCGGCAAGATTGTCGGCGAGATCGAATCGACCAAGTCGGTGGGCGAACTCTTCGCTCCGGTCGCTGGCACCGTCGTCGAAGCGAACGACGCTGTTGCTGACAGCCCCGAGCTTGTCAACAGTGACCCCTTCGGTGAAGGCTGGCTCGTGAAGATCGAATTTGCCGACCTGCCGTCGATGCTGAGCCTCGACGAATACACCGCATTGACGGGCGAATAA